CAATATTCgttcaaagaaagaaaaacgcAGCGTAATAATAAATATCCTACGCATGGTCAAAGACTATGCACGAGAAACAATGGAAGACTTTCCGTGGCTATAGCTGAAGGCGCAACAAcacaaatagtttttttttttttttttttttttttttttttttttttgcaaaccaCCAAATCGGTGTAAACATGCAAATCCATTCATTCACTGATGGGATCAACCGCATTATTCGGATAGAGATTAGATTGAACGGACGATACTCTCTGTTCACAAATTTGCACCAGTTTATTTGTTTGCAACTAAGATTTGCCCCGCAAATAGTTCTAACAGTGATATCACAGATTGCCGCGGGAGCACGAGACATAGTTTTCGTGTGGGTAACTAAGTGTCTATTTGTTTACAGCTGCTTCTAGCTTCTGCTTTTGTCAGAAGCccagaagtcagaacaaacgAGTTTGCTGAGAAGTGGTTTCTGGAAAAGTCAGAAgttgtttctgaggaaaatgaactagaagctgagaagctcgctgagagtgacttttctgagaagttatgtgctgagtgaccaaaaatttattgtagaagccaacaacttattttcaaaagcagcttttcagaaaagccaaaagcacaacttttcagaaaagccaaaagcagaagctcaaacaaacaagccctaacTCAGTCGTCGTGTGATGGTAGCACCAGATGCTTCTAGTTGCATCCCCTCGCACAGTCGCACAGCCTGGCTATGGCCGGGCGGTAATCTCACACCCGCCTAAGTCGTTGTCGGTCCTCTATGGCGGTAAAGTGTCTTGCTTTTCGTAGCTACGGTGGGGTTGGATCAAGGTGGCTTGGTAATGTAATGGCCACAAAaagttttttaataatattattttattagaaaattataaaaataatagttaaattcacAAAATCACACGAATAAGTACATGTCGGTATGGGTCGTACTGAATAGAGACCTGTCGACATTCCGCATGCAGACTTATTAGGTGGCAGTGGGTCTAAGAACCTGTCGGCACGCATATGTGGCTAAAAAGGCATGTTAACACTTCGCATGTTGACATACCCTCAGGTGAACACCGATATAGCTGTCAGATGAGGTGAGAGCCGACCAGCATGTCGGCATTCCAAGTACCGATAGGCTTATCGGTAATCCGACATGTGATAtttcaataattatttaattttttagtaatattattttataattagGAAAGAATCATTTATGAGGCACATGCATATCAAAATTCAGTGTACCTCCATATGTCCGCTTGTAATGTTGAAATGTTAAAGTGCGATAGTGGCATATTTGGTACATTTTTCATTGTATCATAGACATGTACCGATGATAAATCTAATATACcttaaaaaatttaaagaaGACACATACAGAAAGTAACGATGATATTGACATGTATAATACAATTCTAAAAGTAATCTAGACATGAAACGATTTTAAACCTAACATGCCGTAGGGAATTGAAACTAGCTAATTACTACTGATACTCTACTGAGTGTTGCGTGATATTTTCCCTTCCTCGTCGTCTCAGGTCCAGCTTCTCGAGTCGCTTGTCGACGGTGTCTGCGTTCGTGCTGGTGAAGAGGAtccacccaaacaaccacagTAGATACGTCTTTAGTGTCTATATATTATTTTACATAACTATATCTCTAATCTAATTTTTCTACCCAAATTTGTCTCTAATCTACCTAAAATTTTCCTATTCTATCTACTACTATTCCTATtctaatttaaataaaaaaaatttaccgaCGAACAACGCTGCCGGTTCTTCCTCCGCACCCTCTCTCCTCTGCACGAcaccactctctctctctcctccgcgCGTGCCGTTGCTCTCGGTCGAACGTTGAACTCGCTTGGGAAGAAGCCGAACCGATCGGCGACCTTATAGAAATTATAGGTTTGTCGACACTTCGAGTACCGACAAGTCTTAGCTGGTACATGTCAGCACTCCGCGTGTCGACACGTCTCCTTAGTCCAAAAAAGCCCTCGTGGCACCCCCGTTTCGCTGGACCCATGACTTGTCGGCATTCCACGTACCGATAGGTCTCTGAGCCCACTGTCACATAGGAAGCTTGCATGCGGAGTGCTGCTAGATCACTAGTCAGCACTTCACGTATCGACATGTAtctattcttacaattttataattttatctATTATTTTATATCCCCTCACGAATCTCCACCCGCAGACCAAGACTCCTTACAACTCGCACCAATAGCGGCACTGAGCGGCCGGAGATTGATTGAAAGGGCAGGCTCTTGCCAATAAAATAACATTATTtaaaaatctcaaaaaggcACACGTCTAGCTAGCCCTATCCGGTGAACTATATGAAGGTTACCCGTGGTACGGAACTACCACCAAGTTAATCGCACCGGCCGTGCAAAATCAGTCCATATACTCTACAGCTTTGGTACCGATTTATCAACGCATATGGTTCTAAAGTATTGTCGTGCTAAGTACTCAATACCTCCATACTCTCTCTCGAAAAGGGGAAAAAACCCAACCAGGTGATGAAATTTGAGATTATCGCAAAAAACTAAGATAAAGTAGTGGCAAGACAGATGATCACTTGTAAAACATACATCAAATTTACAGTAAAAAACTCGAAAACACGTGATATGAGATCTAACGTATAATCCACTAGCATACTGACTAACTATTAGGTTATAGTACATAATTAGCCATACACACACTCATATAATATACTGTCTGCATATGTAGCAAGAATAACAACAGTAACAGATTCAGAGCCACCAAattctttctcctccttctattttttttttctctttcaaaCCTAAAAATCGAAGGGGAGCCAAGTGCGCCCTGTACCCCCGGTGATCCGTCGCTGCACACAAGCACGTCCGCACGTGCCAATCCATCGGCCGCTGAGCTCATCAGCTCACTGACACACAGTAAAGTAACACCCGCGCATCTGGCCACGTGCCGGCCCATCAGTTGTTGAGGTCACCGCCGGCGTTGGCCCGCACGCCAGCACTCGTCACCGCGCCGCAACCATTCCATCGCGCGCGCGCGGGGCCGCCATCAGCCACCCAAGTCCGCGTCTCCGGCGAAGCTTTAGCCCGCGCCAGGGGCCCAGGGCGGGGCCGAGCTGCCCGCTGTTGCCGCGTCGCGTTGCTGACCGGACCACCGGGAAAAGATGCAGGTCAACGCGGACAACTCCTCCTTCTCCTGCTCGTCCTCCGCCTCAGCCACCGAAAAACCCAAAAGCCTTAGTCGCGGCTAACCAAAAAAATCCCCCGCTTGTCGTCTCCCGCATACCCAAGCGGCTCTCGCTTTCGGCGTTCTCTCCTCCGTCCCATGATCTGAGGGCCGCCGCCGATGGGCCCGACCCCCTCCGCGCAGGACCctgcgccgtcgccgtcgggcGGCAGTGGCTCCGGCTCCTCCAGGCGCCGCCTTCGGCGGCTCGACCGACGCAACGCGTCCAAGAACATCGGGTACGACGCCGCAAACTTCTGCAGCTACCCGCCGTCCCCGCCGACCTCCGGGCCggcctcgctcgccgggtcCGCGGCCTGCTCCCTCGACCTCGTCACCAGCTTCCGCATCGGCCGtagcggcgacgggggcggggACGTCCAGCTCCTCTGCCAAAGTCTCGGGCTCTCCGGGCCCGACGACTTCGCCATCCCGCTCGCCGATTGGGAGGCGCACAAGGCCGTgcgctcctccccctccgcctCCAGCTCCCCTGCGCGGGATTCCTCCGCGCACCCCAATCCCGACCCCCCTGCGCGGGACTCTCCGCTCCGTCGCGAGGGTGCCGAGGAGCCGGCCCGGCCTGCGGACGCCGACCCTGAGCTGCCGGCGACGGAAGCGGCGGCAAGGGACGCCCCAATCGAAGCTCCAGAGCGGCCGGCACGGCTGGATCCACTAGAGCTCACCCGTCTGGATGTGAAGAGGGCAGCCGGCGAGGGAGGAATCAAGGGCGTGCGCCCGCCGCCGGTGCTCAAGCCGCCGCCCTCGATGGCGCTGCCGGCTGTCTGCGGGGCGGGATCCACGTGGGACATCCTGCGGTCGTTCGCGCCGGATGACAAAGAGCATGTCCCGGTGATCAGATCTAGCTGTGGTTTTGGACGCCAGGATGCGgtggatgaggaagaggaggaggatgcggcAGTAGTGTTGACGTTGGAGGAGCTCAGACTGGGAGAGACGTCTGAGGACTTCACCGGCACGTCTTCGTTATCCACGATCAACGATGACGAGACGTCGAGCACGACCACCGAGTCCATGTTCCACATCTCACCGAATGGGAGGTTTAGGAGGAAGATCCGGTCATGGAACCGAGGGATGCTCCTGGGGAGTGGCTCGTTCGGGACGGTTTATGAGGGCATCAGCGAGTAAGTTCTCTAAAGATAAAATTCAGTTCTTCTGTGCCGTTTGTTTAGTTTGTGCCTGGAATAAACAATTGAACAAGCTATATCTTTCCATATGTTAGCATAAGGTACATCTAGAAGCCTTGGTTAATCTGGGTTTTGCAGAACTAATTGTATAGTTGATTGGAGCTTACTGCTCCATTTTTAGCTGTTAAGGAGAAACGGACACTATATACAGCCTGGTAGTAAGTAGTAATTGAATTAGTTAAATGATTTCATTTTTGACAACTCAGTTAACGTGATCCAAAGTTGAAGGCAGTCGAGACTCAACTAAAATCAGAATCCCATCCAGTTCCACGAACCAAATCATCAATCATACAAGAGGATATGGCATCATGGTGTACCAAAATGCTGTGCTACATGAGTTCTGGCTGAACACTAAATAATTCTTCACCTATTCGATTGCTTGTTTTTTTAGAACTCTGATTGTATTAATACTAGAACTGAGATTAACAAATATTTACTCATTTAAGTGTTCTGCATTATGCGGGTTTCTTAGCGATAGGTCATAGTAACTTGGATATTCAGCTTTGAGAACAACACGCGAGACATTGTTGTCCTGGATGAAACAAGACAGCATTTGTTCTTTAGTCTTCATGCCAATGCGATATAGGGATTGCTGCCTTCATTATTAGCCTGCTCAAATGTTTTCCTTTCACAAGTCTCTTATGTTTGTGTGTCGTATTCTCAGTGAGGGTGTCTTCTTTGCTGTCAAAGAAGTGAGCTTATATGATCAAGGGAGCAACGCGAAGCAGTGTATTTTTCAGCTTGAACAGGTTAGTTTTGCTATATTTTTGTCTTGATAATAGAGAGTTATAATCTGTTACAGGTAGTTTTGCCATCTTTATTGTGAATTGCAATACAACTGTTACCTAGCTCAACTTGTGTGGCACCTCGATATTCTGGTTCATGATTGAGTTTGATTTCCGCTAAGCACTGATTGAAAGGTTATTTATGTTGATTTTCCACTGCGATTTTCTGAGATTTGATCCCATGACCTGTGCGCTATTATCCTTAAGAGGACTACGCTGGCCATCTATGCCCcattttctcaaaagaaaataaGTGTTGCAAAATGTGGCATCTATTTTCATCTTTTCAGGAAATTGCACTTCTAAGCCAGTTTGAGCATGAGAATATAGTACAGTATTACGGAACAGACAAAGTAAGTAACTTCAGTTCATCACTTCGTTGAAATACTATATGCTGTATGTATAGAAATTTATTGTTTTATTTTGGATGCACTCTCTCTTGCAGGAAGACTCGAAACTTTACATCTTCCTTGAACTAGTGACCCAAGGATCTCTTGCATCGTTGTATCAGAAGTACCGCCTGCGAGATACTCATGTCTCCGCGTATACAAGGCAAATTCTTAATGGGTTGACTTACCTCCATGAAAGAGACATTATTCATAGGTAATAATATTAGTTCTGTTCATATACCTATAATGGTTTCATGTTTTTCATCCTGCATCAGTGTAACAAATGAGATCACTGAAAACAGCCAGTGAAAGGGCGGACAATTACGTGGCCATCAGTTTGAATGAGTATGCTCTACTATgcaaataattatattttcacATTGATTtgataacaacaacaacaaaagccTTTAGTGatttagtcccaagcaagttggggtaggctagagatgaatcCCAACAAAGAGGCTATAAAACATAAAATAGGTATTATTAGTGGTTATAAGTATCGATTTGATAAGAATTGCAGAATAATTTATGTACTCTTATACTGTTATATATGCACATTCTGAACTGTAGTTTTAAATCTCATTTCAGAGACATCAAATGTGCAAATATATTGGTGCATGCCAATGGATCTGTGAAACTTGCAGATTTTGGACTTGCTAAGGAGGTCTGTTTGCATCCTTGTGAAATCTGCTTAATTTTATGTTTGATCTTCGAATAATGAATAGTAGTTTAATTATCCCATACCGTACTTATCTAATGCAATATTGTTATTATCAATTCTCTTACAGATTACCAAATTCAGTGCGATTAAATCATGCAAAGGAACTGTGTATTGGATGGCACCTGAGGTAAACCATCATACTCTATGACTTCAGATTTTAGACTATGCTTGGATTTATTTGTCCGTTTTCCATTAATAATTTGTGTAGAATGAATAATCAACTGTAAGTAGTGGACTAACAGTATTACCTAGTGGTGAAATATTGGAGATGGCATTAGGAAGTGTTGCAGTTGTGTCCTAAAGTACTGAAACATTGCTTGGGGTAGTGCCCTGCTTCAGTGCTGTCACTAAAGAGCAATCAAACATCCAGTTCAGTGTAactaggccctgtttgttttctgctcctgctactggcagaagccagaaaccagaagtcagaacaaactgggttctggagaagtggtttctggagaagccagaagcctgtttctgagaaaaataaattaaagctgAGAACCTCGCTGAGATAtacttttctgagaagctatgtgctgagaagtcaaaaatttgttgtagaagccaacaacttatttccaaaagcagcttttcagacaagccaaaagcacagcttttcagacaagccaaaagcacagtttttcagaaaagcccaaaagcagaagctcaaacaaacaggcccttagtctGATAGGCACGCCTACGCTGCGcccgtttttattttgctgtacagagcatgataaaagaagactaaaaaattaggttcacaaattttgtacattttaatatttatttatgaaattattaatgttaaacacattcaattaattatagagaaaacagtagtacttttatgcattttaacatgtagatgaaagtaatactaacctaaaaaaaatctgtttcatattttttgagttttagatatttttctttgcattttagattttttcagccgatttattaatataactaatattcatttcgacatttttctagaatttcccgaaaaagaaaattacatatgtacacatatgtatatgtatatatacgtataaatgtatacctatatgtatatgcatacgcgtatacatatatgtatacataacAGTATCAGGGCCCAATGCTACAGTAAACTACAGTAGCAGAGTGACCGAGAGGCCATCGAATCTTGGCTGGATAGTATATGTTATTGATAAGTTAATTCTTGGTAGAGTAATGGCTGATTCAATATTTCAGTGTAGCTAACTGATGATTTATTGATTTTGTCTTGGGCTTGTGCGAACTTTATTTGCTGGCAAACGTTCTTTGTTATATCAATTAGGTCCTTGAAATAACAGCATGTATGAGTTGTCCCTACCCTGTAAGATCATGCTAGATGGACACactaaaatataaattttcAGGTTGTCAATCCAAAGAAGACATATGGACCTGCAGCTGATATATGGAGTCTTGGTTGCACCGTCCTAGAGATGTTGACACGTCAAGTTCCCTACCCAGATCTGGAATGGGTGAGAAAGAATTTAGTTCTAACTTCTGTAAATTTGAATTGCTGTGTTGGGCTGTTGGCTTAAAATTATATGAACGTGCCCATGTACATACAATTTACTTGATTCTCAATATATATTTACACCCATTCTCGCAACATGTTCTGCAGACACAAGCTTTATACAGGATTGGAAAGGGGGAACCACCAGTAATTCCAAGTGTTATTTCGAGGGATGCTCGTGATTTCATAAGTCAGTGTGTAAAGCCCAATCCAGAAGGCAGACCTTCTGCATCCAAACTGTTGGAGCATCCATTCGTGAACAGGTCAATGCGGTCAATACGGTCTATGAGGACATCTTCTCGCTCAAATTCATCTGTGCGTGGTGTCAATTTATAAACTGAGGATCATTTATAGCATTTTGGCAGAATTGTAAGTTAACCTTCTACCTTTTTTGTTTAATGCCCATACTAAAATTGCAGAGAGTTTTAGGTCATGGGAAATTGAGCACCACGTTGCTCCTAGCAATTTCTAATCATGTGCACTGCCCTGGAAAACAGCCCACTTTTCTCAGTGAAATTTTACATATCATGTTAGATACAAGCTTGTGGCTGGCTTGCTGCCTTCAGCTGTTCAGCTGTGGCTCACTAGGGTACCACTTGTTTCTTCCATAAGCGCGTGGTTTCCTGACTTTTGTGCGTATCCTACTCCTACCTGCAGATATTAGTCCTTGCAAATCATGCGGAGCTGGCTGAAAAGGACGGTTCTTCTTTACCAGGAACTAGTGTTGTCAACAGCATCATGTTCAGCCTCTTGTGTTTCATTAGTTGATTCTTTGACATGCGTTTGAGGGGAAGATGTCCTCGTGCCTGAACCGCCGGCTATATTCTTCTGCCCGGAGAGAACAACGGATGTGCATTTGAGCGCATGAGTTGTAGAGTCAGAGCGGCCGATGTAAATATGTCTGCATGCCCATGTGGTGATTGTGTTGATGCCATGATATGCTATGAGGaagaaaatatatagaaaaaaaatagggttcAAGCTTTGGAACTGTCAACAGCAGTTGTTTGCTTGGATTTTCATGTCTTGTTTAACTTTTATGCTAAGGCAGGAACGTACGGCGatgttttctttccttttccaaTGCACGGAACTCACAAGAAAATTCTTCGATTGGCTGTCGCTCTCTATTTGGCATGTCAACCATATTGCTGTCGGCCTCGCTGGAGGACCTTTCTCACGCGTCGTTTGCTGACTTGCACTTGGCTGACTGCCTGCCTGTGTTCACGATTCAACGCTGAAAAACTGTTTCACCGCTCCACCGTTCTTCAGCGTTTGTCGTGAAGCTCTGCCCCTTAATTCTCCAAAAGAAAACGGTAAAAGACGGAGAATCTTTGGTACATCCTCTGGAGAAGGGTCGTTTCGTTATAAGAGCATCTCGAAGGGGCTCGCTACTTGCCTAGCCACCAGCAAATTTGCTGAGCGGATGAAAAAAACCACTCTAACGGATTCCAACTCGCTATCGCTATCTGACTCACTATAGCTCCGCCTAGCTCGCCATATTACGAGAACGTACGAGGCTAGCTATGATACTTTAGACGTGACTTGCACGTGTTGCTTCAAAAAACTTATATTGCTCTAAAAAtcctacaatttttttttatgtatttcataattcatgggaaacctattttaattaaatcCACCCAAAAGCTTATGTagtatttaaattaaaattctccaaaaatactatttttataacttataataattgttagggttttaaataaatttattaaaatcTAGAAATTTCACTAATACTCTTtctatgtgatggactaatttttaaaattattttcaatcataggttatatggtgaaaagtgagtttttttataatactctatttatatgcatttttatcattttatgtaatattcttcttttaattcaatttaaattcaaataaaattcaaacatgTACAAAATTTAGCCGTTGAAAATATAAttgttgtaaatattttttatttataaaatactaataaaatataggtaaGTAGAATTTAAGAAGTGAGATTTAGAAAGTCGATTGAAACGTGTAGAGAAACTTTCTATATGAGATATATGAAACTAGTTTTAGAGAGCCAGTTAGATGCTCTAAATGGTGACAGAAACCTAGAAAGGCTGAAGATGGAACACAAGTAGGGACACGGACAGAGGAGCTGTCCGGCAACTCTACTGTCAGCTGCAAGTTGCAACCAAGAAATGACAAGGCCTGAAAAGTTGATGAATTACACAAATTGTGAATAATGGTGTCAATGCAGAGCGATTAATTCGAAGGTGTAGGGGAGAAAGTACATTCTGATCCAGTGTCAAGAAATCCCCAGAATTGGCAGGATACACCGAAGGTACAGCCACTGTCACAATAATCGAATATGTTGTCTCATTGTTGGTCTGTGACAGATGGATCTTGCGATACAAATCTTGAAACTTGCTGGCGAACATGAGACGACAAATGTGTGGTGAAAAAAATCTTCCATCGTTCTGCGCGAACCCACATCTACTGGACTGCTTTTCCAGCAACCCACACAGGTAATGGAAAAGCCTATGGTGATTGATTGGACCTTGGATCAGCACAACACCATGGTGATTGTTTTGGTAGCGGTGGCTTTACATCAGAGCCGAACTCGACGTTGTCTAGGAAGCCGCAGGAGCCGTCTTGTCCTCCAAAAGTTTTAGCTCCTCACGCCACCCTTCAATCTTTTTCATCTTTTCCAGCGTCTCAGGTTTCAATTTTTTGGGATCACCTTGCAATTGTGCTTCAGCTAAGCGTATCTGCAAAAAATCAAGGCAAATTCATCCAAGTCAGACCTCATCCTATTTGGTTCCTAAAATATTACTGTCATCATGCTAACACACATTGCATCAACTTTGTAAATTAAAGAATCTACTACTACCCATCAATaatttttctaaacataaatcagggcaaaaatattttttctaaaagaTCATAGTGAATATGCTAAATCAATTGACTACAAGGCCCGCAAACAAGTAAAAATGGTacttgagaaaaaaattgaacatcaaatattcaattaaatttagagCTAATACTGATAAGTCAAAGTACCACTGCCAGAATCTACTAGGCTGGTCCTCCAAGTTTAAAGCAAGAACAGAATACCTTAATGCACTAAAAcaatagaaaagaaagaacaatcAATAGAAGATATTAACATTGGATTATTGGCAATCGGCATAAATACATTGGAAAGTAGGACAAAAATGATTTCAATAAATAGGAGCCAAGATCCCAGTGCGTTAAAAAAGTAATGAGCAGTTTAGGttaattgtaaaactagtgctcCAGGAAGACACGTTATATCACTATTATATTTGAAAATACTGAAAATTAAAAACACATACTTAAAGTTTACCAGAAACAAGACAAAATCCAACTTGATATTGGAGAAAATAAAAACCAGGAAAGTGGTATAAACATCTGTTTGGAACTGGGCAAACAACTCTGATTCCTcttttttttgcataaaaatGGTGCACACATAAAGAGGGAGCGAGAGGAAAACCTTCTTCTTCAGTGCTCGAATTTTCTTGTCTATGTCTGGAGCAGATGACTCCGGTTGTGAGTTATCAGTTGTGGAGGGCGTTGCTATAACAGGTAATTCAGAAATAGCAATGCCACTTATCTGCTTTGTTACAATGTCCACTGAATCCCTTTGCTTATCAGTTTTGGAAGAAATAACCTTGTCAGTTTCTCCAGCATCAGCTTCCTCAATATCCAAGACCTTTCCTTTATCATTTGTCGAACTAGCCTGCCAATAAACACGCCCAACATTACATCATACAGCCAGCTTCTAACAAACCAGATATGTTCAATCTAAAGGAGATCCAATCATTACTGTAGTACAAAACAATTGAAATACAGTGTTGTACTAACCCAATTATTGACCAGATAATTTATCAGAAACAAACAcgttaatttatattttttgaattcattGTTATATCTGCCAGAGCATGAATAGCTTAAGTCATTGTGTTGATCCATTAAGTACTCATGTAACCATTTCACATTGACACATTTAAGAATTGTGCACAAAAAACTAGTTTTCATCAGGGCAGTTAGGTTGCCATCTTGCTATGTCTCATAATCAACTATTGTTTGGGTTGTTATTTCTTAACCCATTTGCTTGCTGTGTTGTGGGATAAATGGGTTCGTGACATCACTTGACCCAACAATATTAATCAGCCAACATAACCCACTAATAGTCCATTGTGGACAGCAAGTTTGGAAGATTACACATCAGAAAGGTACAAATAGTGTGCACTGAGATTCTTTGAAGAAAACAAGCTGAAATTATAGTCAGCCCAAAATGAAGTTGCATGATAAACTTTGTTCATGAGGTAGCAAACTTAAATATCTCTGGTAATGAGCTAATGATGCATGTGTCGGGACAATTCCGCTATTTCAGAAAGACATGTATGGTGGTGTTTTCTTCAACACAAAGTATGCATGCAAAAAGATTCTGATTACAAAGACACGATGATTTTTTGTATCAAATAATATTGGTGATGCAATTTTTTTAGGAGGGAACAATGGGGGAGGAGCCTGCTGAGAAATATTGGACATGCATTTATACCAGAGAATATTTCCCCACTGCGAGAAAGCAACAGAATCGATATATGGCATCTATGGAGCCACACACTGATCTCCAATCGGAACAACTACAAAAAATTGTGAATTAGGAATACAATCATATGATGAATAAACTCCAAGTCCTTAGGGGCTTAGGACCTCAAGTCAACCAGTTCTTGCCATAAGGCTATTCTCCAACTCATCAGTATGTCGCTTTGTTCAGGTCAGTTTAACTTGTCACAACACccttatttaattattttgta
The nucleotide sequence above comes from Phragmites australis chromosome 4, lpPhrAust1.1, whole genome shotgun sequence. Encoded proteins:
- the LOC133916477 gene encoding mitogen-activated protein kinase kinase kinase 1-like, translating into MGPTPSAQDPAPSPSGGSGSGSSRRRLRRLDRRNASKNIGYDAANFCSYPPSPPTSGPASLAGSAACSLDLVTSFRIGRSGDGGGDVQLLCQSLGLSGPDDFAIPLADWEAHKAVRSSPSASSSPARDSSAHPNPDPPARDSPLRREGAEEPARPADADPELPATEAAARDAPIEAPERPARLDPLELTRLDVKRAAGEGGIKGVRPPPVLKPPPSMALPAVCGAGSTWDILRSFAPDDKEHVPVIRSSCGFGRQDAVDEEEEEDAAVVLTLEELRLGETSEDFTGTSSLSTINDDETSSTTTESMFHISPNGRFRRKIRSWNRGMLLGSGSFGTVYEGISDEGVFFAVKEVSLYDQGSNAKQCIFQLEQEIALLSQFEHENIVQYYGTDKEDSKLYIFLELVTQGSLASLYQKYRLRDTHVSAYTRQILNGLTYLHERDIIHRDIKCANILVHANGSVKLADFGLAKEITKFSAIKSCKGTVYWMAPEVVNPKKTYGPAADIWSLGCTVLEMLTRQVPYPDLEWTQALYRIGKGEPPVIPSVISRDARDFISQCVKPNPEGRPSASKLLEHPFVNRSMRSIRSMRTSSRSNSSVRGVNL
- the LOC133916478 gene encoding partner of Y14 and mago-like, whose product is MATSSDGGGEQRRLLSIPKEGERIIAPTRRPDGTLRKAIRIRAGYVPQEEVAIYQSKGALMRKSGPDVPPGYDPALALDAKPKTKAAKRNERRKEKRQQASSTNDKGKVLDIEEADAGETDKVISSKTDKQRDSVDIVTKQISGIAISELPVIATPSTTDNSQPESSAPDIDKKIRALKKKIRLAEAQLQGDPKKLKPETLEKMKKIEGWREELKLLEDKTAPAAS